The Acidimicrobiales bacterium nucleotide sequence CCTAGGAGGCGCGCCATGTGTCTAGGAATCCCCGGCCAGGTGGTCGAGATCGTCGACCCCGCGCAGCACAAGGCCATCGCCGAGGTGGACGGCGTGCGCCGTGAGATCAACGTCGGCCTGGTGATGGGCGACGTGGGCGGTCTCAGCGTCGGCGACTGGGTCTTGATCCACGTGGGCTTCGCCATGTCGAAGATCGACGAGGAGGAGGCGGCCCGCAACCTGGCCTGGCTGAAGGAGCTGGGCAGCGTCTACGACGACGAGATCGATCAGTTCCGGGAGAGCTCGCCACTGTGAAGCTGGCCCCGCACCAGGCGGACGGCGAGCTGCTGGCCGGCCTCACCTCCGATCTCGCGCGGGCGTCGCTGGCCCTGGCCCGGCGGTTCTTCGCCGGAGGCACGATGTGGTGTGCCTCACCGGCGTGGCCGTTCCACTCGCACCACGTGGCGGTGGAGTTCGTCCACCCGGTGATCATGGGGAAGCGGGCGCTTCCCGCCGTGGCGGTGCCGGCCGACGAGGACCTGGTGGCCATGCTGCGCACCACCGCCCGCACCGGCGACATGGTGGTGGCGGTGGCGGGTGCCGACGACGAGGCGGTGGCGGCGGCCATGCGCCGGGGCGACGCGTGGGGCGTGGAGACGGTGTGGATCGGGGCGGGCCCCCGCCCACCCGCCGGTGCGGCGAAGCACGTGCTGTGGCTTCCCACCGACGACCCCCTGCAGGCCTCCGAGCAGTTCGTCCGCATGTACCACCTGCTGTGGGAGCTCACCCATGTGTGCTTCGAGCACCAGGGACTGCTCTCGTCGGAGGTGTGTCTCGACGACGTGTGCATCACGTGCTCCGACGAGGGGCGTCCAGCGGAGGTCCTGGCCGTCGAAGGCGACGAGGCGCTGGTGCGCACGGCCGAGGGCCGGGAGCGCATCGACACCTCGATCATCGACCCGCCCCAGCCGGGCGACCTCCTGCTCGTCCACGCCGGTTCGGCCATCACGAACCTCGACGCGGCATGAGCGGGCGCCCGTGAGCCCGGAGGCGAGCGACTTCCTCTACCCCTTCATCGAACGGGAGGAGAAGGACGCCGAGACACTGCTGGCCGACCTGGCCACGTCGGCCCAGGCCAAGTGGGCGCACAGCACCCAGCTGCGCCTCGACACCCTGGCCGCGCTCGAGCCGGGGATCCTTGCGGCGGCGGCCGAGATGGCCGAGCGCTTCGCGGCCGGCGGCCAGGTCTTCGCATTCGGGAACGGTGGCAGCTCCACCGACGCCCTCGAGTTCGCACGGCTCCTCACCCGGCCGCCGTGGGGCGATCCCCTGCCGGCCCGGTCGCTGGCCGTCGACCAGGCGGTGCTCACCGCCATCGCCAACGACGTCGGCTTCGAGATCGTGTTCTCCCGCCAGCTGATCGCCTACGCGCACGCCGGCGACATCGCGGTGGGCTTCTCCACGAGCGGCAACTCCGACAACCTGATGGCGGCGTTCGCCGAGGCGCGCAAGCGGGGCATGCTCACCGTCGGCCTGGCCGGCTACGACGGCGGGCGCATGGCCGCCAGCACCGACGTGGCGCACTGCCTCACGGTGCGCTCAGACAGCGTCCACCGCATCCAAGAGACCCAAGCCGCGGTCGCCCATGCCCTGTGGGACGCGGTGCAGACCAAGCTCCGAGAGAAGGGGGCAGCATGAAGTTCGTCGACGAATATCGCGACCCGGCCGCCGCACGGGCGGCCATCGCCGAGATCACGGCGCTCGGTGGCGACGACCACCTGAAGTTCATGGAGGTGTGCGGAGGGCATACGCACACGATCTACAAGCACGGGATCGAGAACGTCCTCCCGCCGAGCATCGAGCTGGTGCACGGCCCCGGCTGCCCGGTCTGCGTGATCCCGATGGGTCGGGTGGACGACGGCATCGCCATCGCCGAGACCCCGGGGGTCATCTTCACCTCGTTCGGCGACATGATGCGCGTGCCCGGCAGCCACGGCAACCT carries:
- a CDS encoding HypC/HybG/HupF family hydrogenase formation chaperone; this translates as MCLGIPGQVVEIVDPAQHKAIAEVDGVRREINVGLVMGDVGGLSVGDWVLIHVGFAMSKIDEEEAARNLAWLKELGSVYDDEIDQFRESSPL
- a CDS encoding HypC/HybG/HupF family hydrogenase formation chaperone is translated as MKLAPHQADGELLAGLTSDLARASLALARRFFAGGTMWCASPAWPFHSHHVAVEFVHPVIMGKRALPAVAVPADEDLVAMLRTTARTGDMVVAVAGADDEAVAAAMRRGDAWGVETVWIGAGPRPPAGAAKHVLWLPTDDPLQASEQFVRMYHLLWELTHVCFEHQGLLSSEVCLDDVCITCSDEGRPAEVLAVEGDEALVRTAEGRERIDTSIIDPPQPGDLLLVHAGSAITNLDAA
- a CDS encoding SIS domain-containing protein, giving the protein MSPEASDFLYPFIEREEKDAETLLADLATSAQAKWAHSTQLRLDTLAALEPGILAAAAEMAERFAAGGQVFAFGNGGSSTDALEFARLLTRPPWGDPLPARSLAVDQAVLTAIANDVGFEIVFSRQLIAYAHAGDIAVGFSTSGNSDNLMAAFAEARKRGMLTVGLAGYDGGRMAASTDVAHCLTVRSDSVHRIQETQAAVAHALWDAVQTKLREKGAA
- the hypD gene encoding hydrogenase formation protein HypD, whose amino-acid sequence is MKFVDEYRDPAAARAAIAEITALGGDDHLKFMEVCGGHTHTIYKHGIENVLPPSIELVHGPGCPVCVIPMGRVDDGIAIAETPGVIFTSFGDMMRVPGSHGNLLEAKARGADVRMVYSPLDALRIARDNPDREVVFFAIGFETTAPSTAITLMKARAAGITNFSVFCNHVLIVPPVRAILDSPDLRLDGFI